Genomic DNA from Pseudodesulfovibrio sp. JC047:
TTTCCGATACCCCGGCAGCCGCGTTGATCGAGCCTGCGTTGACAACCGTGTACCAACCCGCCTTTGAAATGGGCCGGATGGCGGTGTCGTTGCTGCTCAAGCAATTCGAGGCCGGGCCGGATTTTATCCCCGAGACCGTGACGCTGGAGACAAAATTATTGGTTCGGGGATCGTCAGCGGCCAGGAGGGTGTCATGACCCTTTCCCGAACACGGTGGGGCGTGCTTGACGATGGAACACCGGTGGATCTGTTCACCTTGACGAATACGCGGGGAATGGAGGTGTCCATTGCCACGTATGGCGGAATCGTCACCCGGTTGACCGCACCGGATCGGGCCGGGAATCTGGCGGATGTGGTCCTTGGTTTTGATGCGTTGGATGCGTATGTCGAGGACCGTTTGTTTTTTGGTCGTTTGGTTGGTCGGGTCGCCAATCGGATCGGGCATGGATGTTTTCCCCTGAATGGTCAGTCCGTGGAATTGGAGAAAAATTGCGGCTGTCACCATCTGCACGGCGGGGAGCATGGATTTCATACCCAGGTCTGGGATGCGATGCCCGTGTCCACCGACGATGGTCCCGGTCTGGAGCTGCGGTACGTCAGCCCGGATGGAGAACAGGGGTATCCCGGCACGGTGGAGTGCGCTGTTCGGTATGTGCTGTCAGAGACCGGTTTGCGGTTGGATTTTTCGGCGGAAACCGATGCACCCACGGTCGTGAATATGACGCACCATGGATATTTCAACCTGTCCGGTCAGCCGGGGACCGACTGTTTGTCCCACCGGCTTCGGATGTGGTCTAACCGGGTGTTGGCGTTGGATGCGGACCAGATTCCCACGGGACGGCTCTTGGACGTGGCCGGGACACCGTTGGATTTCACGCGTGAAGTCGAGCTGGGCAGTCGGTTTCCCGAACAGGGATACGATCAATATTATGTGCTTGACCAGACCGGATCGGCGATGCGGCAGGCCGCCAGCGTGTATGAGCCGGTGTCTGGCAGGGGCATGGAGGTGTGGACGACCGCTCCGGGGGTGCAGGTGTATTCCGGCAATCATATTCCCGAGTCGTTGAAGGGCAAGGATGGCGCGCGGTATGGCGTGCATTCCGGGGTCTGTTTCGAAGCGCAGGGATTTGTGGATGCGCCCAATCACACGGATTTCCCGTCCGTGGTTCTTGAACCGGGGCAGACGTTTTTTCAGACAATAGAGTTCAGGTTTTTCGTGAAATAGCTTATTGCATCAGGAAACGTAAAGAGACGGCAAATATGGCAAACGTTGAGTTGAAGAAAGTGGTCAAGCGGTATGGTGATGTGGAAGTCGTTCACGGTGTCGATCTTGATATCAAGGATAACGAATTCATTGTGCTCGTCGGCCCTTCCGGGTGCGGCAAATCCACGGTCCTGCGCATGGTCGCCGGGCTGGAAGCGATTTCCGGGGGCGAGGTCATTATCGGTGATCGCGTGGTAAATCAGGTGTCGCCCAAGGACCGGAACGTGTCCATGGTTTTTCAGAATTACGCCTTGTATCCGCATATGTCCGTGCGGGAGAACATGGGATTTTCGTTGAAGATGCGTAAATTGTCCAAGGCAGACATCGAAGCCAAGGTGGACGAGGCCGCACAGATTCTCGAACTTGGACCATATCTTGACCGCAAGCCTTCGGAATTGTCCGGTGGGCAGCGGCAGCGGGTGGCCATGGGACGGGCCATGGTCCGCAAGCCGGATGTCTTCTTATTTGATGAACCGCTTTCCAACCTTGATGCCCAGCTCAGGACGCAGATGCGCATGGAGCTTCGAAAGATGCACCTGCGCATGGCGACCACCACAATCTATGTCACGCACGATCAGATAGAGGCCATGACCCTGGCGGACCGTATCGTGATTCTGAAAGATGGTGAGATTCAGCAGATCGGCACGCCCATTGAAGTTTTCGAGGAACCGGCCAACGTGTTCGTGGCGCAGTTCATCGGGAATCCGCCCATGAATATCCTGTCGGGCACCTTTCGTGTTGCGGATGGCAAACGGCAGGTGGTGGTCGGCAATTCAATTTTCCCTGTGATCGATGGCAAAGCCGAATCTCTACAAGATGGTGCGCCTGTGTTGGTCGGTCTTCGGCCCGATTCCATCAAGATGGGCGACAAGATCGAGACATTCCCCAAGGAATGGCTGTGCCATGGCGAGGTCGTGGTTTCAGAGATTCTCGGTGGACAGTCGCATCTGGAAATCGTCATTGACGGTGAAAATGAACTGCTTGCTGAAGTGGAAGGCCGAGTGGTGGCCCATCCCGGCGAGATCGTGCCCATTGGTTTCGAGTTTGATAGAATGGTCCTTTTCGATCCGGAAACAACCAACGCGCTTCGTTAGGGTTGCATCTGCGAAGTGGTTGTTTTGAATAGTTAATTGATTGGTTCAGGATATTCCGAAAACCTTAGGAGGTAGTATGAAGGGTTTTGCAAAGTTGCTGCTGGTTTTTGCCGCAGTCCTGCTGCTTGGTGCTCCGCAGGTCTCGCAGGCAGATGAACTGGCTGGCGATCTGGAGATTTTCTCCTGGTGGGCTGGCGATGAAGGCCCGGCCTTGGCCGCGCTGATCGACATTTATAAAAACCAGCATCCCAATGTGAACGTGATCAACGCCACGGTCACCGGCGGTTCCGGCGTCAATGCCAAAGCCGTGCTCAAGACGCGGATGCTCGGTGGTGAGCCGCCGGATTCCTTCCAGGTCCACGCCGGTCAGGAACTGATCGGAACCTGGGTCCAGGCTGATCGTATGGAAGACCTGACTCCGCTGTTCAAGGAACAGGGCTGGATGGACGTGTTCCCTGAAGGCGTTATCAAGCTCATCGGAACCGACAAGGGCATCTGGTCCGTGCCGGTCAACATCCATCGCTCCAACGTGATGTGGTATGTGCCTGCAAATCTGAAGAAATGGGGCATTGAGCCGCCCAAGACCTGGGATGATTTCTTTGCCGCTG
This window encodes:
- a CDS encoding aldose epimerase family protein, encoding MTLSRTRWGVLDDGTPVDLFTLTNTRGMEVSIATYGGIVTRLTAPDRAGNLADVVLGFDALDAYVEDRLFFGRLVGRVANRIGHGCFPLNGQSVELEKNCGCHHLHGGEHGFHTQVWDAMPVSTDDGPGLELRYVSPDGEQGYPGTVECAVRYVLSETGLRLDFSAETDAPTVVNMTHHGYFNLSGQPGTDCLSHRLRMWSNRVLALDADQIPTGRLLDVAGTPLDFTREVELGSRFPEQGYDQYYVLDQTGSAMRQAASVYEPVSGRGMEVWTTAPGVQVYSGNHIPESLKGKDGARYGVHSGVCFEAQGFVDAPNHTDFPSVVLEPGQTFFQTIEFRFFVK
- the ugpC gene encoding sn-glycerol-3-phosphate ABC transporter ATP-binding protein UgpC; its protein translation is MANVELKKVVKRYGDVEVVHGVDLDIKDNEFIVLVGPSGCGKSTVLRMVAGLEAISGGEVIIGDRVVNQVSPKDRNVSMVFQNYALYPHMSVRENMGFSLKMRKLSKADIEAKVDEAAQILELGPYLDRKPSELSGGQRQRVAMGRAMVRKPDVFLFDEPLSNLDAQLRTQMRMELRKMHLRMATTTIYVTHDQIEAMTLADRIVILKDGEIQQIGTPIEVFEEPANVFVAQFIGNPPMNILSGTFRVADGKRQVVVGNSIFPVIDGKAESLQDGAPVLVGLRPDSIKMGDKIETFPKEWLCHGEVVVSEILGGQSHLEIVIDGENELLAEVEGRVVAHPGEIVPIGFEFDRMVLFDPETTNALR